A genomic region of Candidatus Cloacimonadota bacterium contains the following coding sequences:
- a CDS encoding acetyl-CoA carboxylase carboxyltransferase subunit alpha, translating into MRKLFIKCPNCKTTHFINFYAKKQFVCPECNYHLSLTTNERIKFLIKGRSFKEYFKKIRTIDPLNFARYQEKLKIAHKKSKSKSAVKVGMAKIGKYSVVIAVLDQNFMMGSMGAAVGEKVTRAVELALNKNIPLIIISASGGARMQEGVISLMQMAKTSAALKRLNNAGLLFISILTHPTTGGVSASFAFLGDIIIAEPNALIGFAGPRVIQQTIGEKLPEGFQRSEFLLKHGMIDIICNRISLKSILEKILNIHLSSGAKLSPISKDVIKPSSPRYSIMETVTLARHIQRPTTLDFINLIFDDFIELHGDRFFADDKAMVGGIALFEGIPVTVIGQQKGKNTKENIYRHFGMAHPEGYRKALRLMKQAEKFNRPIINLIDTPGAYPGIGAEERGQAEAIAKNLREMSDLKVPIISIITGEGGSGGALGIGVADKILMLENAIYSVISPEGCASILWKDPKKSREAAEALKISAFDLLKLGLIDEIISEPEQGAHTDIEKTANSLKTAIHLHLEKLLKFNPEELIEHRYQKYRKIKFYEE; encoded by the coding sequence ATGCGAAAATTATTTATAAAATGTCCGAATTGCAAAACCACTCATTTTATCAATTTTTATGCAAAAAAACAATTTGTATGTCCAGAATGCAATTATCACTTAAGCCTTACTACAAATGAAAGGATTAAATTTCTAATAAAAGGTAGAAGTTTCAAAGAATATTTTAAAAAAATTAGGACCATAGACCCGTTGAATTTTGCGCGCTATCAAGAGAAGTTAAAAATCGCCCATAAGAAAAGCAAATCTAAATCTGCTGTAAAAGTTGGAATGGCTAAAATTGGGAAATATTCTGTAGTAATCGCAGTATTAGACCAAAATTTTATGATGGGAAGTATGGGAGCGGCTGTTGGTGAAAAGGTCACTCGAGCTGTAGAGCTCGCATTAAATAAGAATATTCCGTTAATAATTATCTCCGCATCTGGCGGTGCAAGAATGCAGGAAGGGGTTATCTCACTAATGCAGATGGCAAAAACAAGTGCAGCTTTAAAACGACTAAATAATGCAGGTTTACTGTTTATCTCTATACTTACTCATCCTACTACCGGGGGTGTAAGTGCTTCCTTTGCCTTTTTGGGTGATATTATCATTGCTGAACCCAATGCACTTATTGGATTTGCAGGTCCTCGTGTAATTCAACAAACTATTGGAGAGAAATTGCCAGAAGGATTTCAGCGCTCAGAATTCTTACTCAAGCACGGAATGATAGATATTATCTGCAATCGGATTAGTCTGAAAAGCATCCTTGAGAAAATTCTTAATATCCATCTCTCGTCTGGGGCAAAACTTTCACCTATTTCTAAAGATGTAATAAAGCCTTCTTCTCCAAGATATTCAATTATGGAGACCGTAACATTGGCAAGACATATTCAGCGTCCTACTACACTTGATTTTATCAACCTGATTTTTGACGATTTTATTGAACTTCACGGAGACAGATTCTTTGCTGATGACAAGGCAATGGTAGGTGGAATCGCCCTTTTTGAAGGAATTCCAGTTACAGTAATTGGACAGCAAAAAGGGAAAAATACGAAAGAGAATATCTATCGTCATTTTGGTATGGCTCATCCAGAAGGTTATAGAAAAGCACTTCGTTTGATGAAGCAGGCAGAAAAATTCAATCGCCCAATAATAAATTTGATTGATACACCAGGAGCATATCCGGGCATTGGAGCAGAAGAGCGTGGACAGGCAGAAGCCATTGCAAAAAATCTTCGTGAAATGTCTGACTTAAAAGTACCTATTATTAGTATTATTACAGGAGAAGGCGGGTCAGGTGGTGCATTGGGAATTGGTGTTGCAGATAAAATCTTAATGCTGGAAAACGCAATATATTCTGTAATTTCACCAGAAGGTTGTGCGTCAATTTTATGGAAAGACCCTAAAAAATCCAGAGAAGCTGCTGAAGCTCTAAAAATTTCCGCATTTGACTTGTTAAAGTTAGGCTTAATTGATGAAATAATTTCCGAACCTGAACAAGGTGCACATACTGATATTGAAAAAACTGCAAATTCATTGAAAACTGCAATCCATCTGCATTTAGAGAAACTGCTAAAATTTAATCCAGAAGAACTAATTGAACATCGCTATCAGAAATACCGTAAGATAAAATTTTATGAAGAATAA
- a CDS encoding diacylglycerol kinase family protein encodes MYKIILNPFAGKGKAFRSIRKIKKFFNKHKMQFEMAITDSPKQAINIALESANKGFEYIVAAGGDGTINEVLNGIMKSNNPEEIKPGIITVGGGNDFIKNIDYPKKIEKQVKLLRRRVTKKVDIGQIEDYYFINTLGIGFDAQVAITYSESKTFDGSAGYMKAIMKTLIKCKSYPVEIQINDISIKGDKLFVSVGNGKCCGGKFHLTPDAKIDDGLFDFCIIDKISRKEIIKLLPKAVKAKHINYPMVTMLKGKEIIVKSDEDLPVYLDGEIPDLKDRKNIDIKILPKEINLIVQ; translated from the coding sequence ATGTATAAAATTATCCTAAATCCATTTGCAGGAAAAGGAAAGGCATTTCGTTCCATCCGCAAAATTAAAAAATTTTTCAATAAACACAAAATGCAATTTGAAATGGCAATTACTGATTCTCCAAAACAAGCTATAAACATCGCTTTAGAGAGCGCAAATAAAGGATTTGAATATATTGTTGCTGCTGGAGGGGATGGCACAATTAATGAAGTATTAAATGGAATAATGAAATCAAATAATCCTGAAGAGATAAAACCTGGAATTATCACTGTTGGCGGCGGTAATGACTTTATAAAAAATATTGATTATCCAAAAAAGATAGAAAAGCAGGTAAAACTACTGAGAAGACGAGTTACAAAGAAAGTTGATATTGGTCAAATTGAAGATTACTATTTTATAAATACACTTGGAATTGGGTTTGATGCTCAGGTAGCGATAACTTACTCAGAAAGCAAAACTTTTGATGGTTCTGCTGGATATATGAAAGCAATAATGAAAACCCTTATAAAATGTAAAAGCTATCCCGTGGAAATACAAATAAACGACATTTCAATCAAAGGTGATAAACTTTTTGTTTCTGTTGGAAATGGTAAATGTTGTGGTGGCAAATTTCATCTCACTCCTGATGCAAAAATTGATGATGGTCTCTTTGACTTCTGTATTATAGATAAAATATCAAGAAAAGAAATTATAAAATTGCTTCCAAAAGCTGTTAAAGCAAAACATATAAATTATCCAATGGTTACTATGCTAAAAGGAAAAGAAATTATTGTAAAATCAGATGAAGATTTACCTGTTTATTTGGATGGTGAAATTCCTGATTTGAAGGACAGAAAAAACATTGACATAAAAATACTCCCAAAAGAGATTAATTTAATTGTGCAATAG
- a CDS encoding carboxypeptidase-like regulatory domain-containing protein: MKYIKSLLAIIIFSCLIVSCTSPTSSEKASITGRIFYTDSGNPAIGAKVILRKNFGHGMSNVFSFYDSTYTSSLGYFTFNNIEKGLYELYACKYSNSGEQNLTYISQLSNLINLTDEETTYTVEDIFLIPMLNEGKIKGNLVINTIQLPADSALVNLWRLEECTFTKIDSVLSNSNGNFLFENVRTGTYHIYASAIDTSWGFPVSASKPCFSNGKDTCNLDTLFLTCVAVEKPAIYIYPEEDSQFQVKLILKNGTRITKSIPEYNSGWDVFVEKSGRINSKYDYLFYEASIKIMPELSSGWCILQKNLKNELNNLLSKTGLTQNETNEFLDYWLNRLQVYKYYKIFPVVNQQLDEFVELDITPQPQTIFRIWFFFQGCDKFEALPSPQIKNFKREGTTVIEWGGMLLN; encoded by the coding sequence ATGAAATATATTAAATCACTATTAGCAATAATTATCTTTTCATGCTTAATTGTAAGTTGCACCAGTCCGACAAGTAGTGAAAAAGCCAGTATAACCGGTAGAATTTTCTATACAGATTCTGGAAATCCTGCTATTGGTGCAAAAGTTATTTTAAGAAAAAATTTTGGACACGGGATGTCAAATGTTTTTTCCTTTTATGATAGCACTTATACAAGTAGCCTGGGATATTTTACATTCAATAATATAGAAAAGGGACTTTATGAACTTTATGCGTGTAAGTATAGTAATTCTGGGGAGCAAAATTTAACATATATCAGCCAACTTTCTAATTTAATAAATCTTACTGATGAGGAAACAACATATACGGTTGAAGATATTTTTCTAATTCCAATGCTTAATGAAGGTAAGATAAAAGGTAATTTGGTAATAAATACGATTCAATTGCCAGCAGACAGTGCTTTGGTAAACCTATGGAGACTCGAAGAGTGTACATTTACAAAAATTGATAGTGTTCTCTCCAATAGTAATGGAAATTTCTTATTTGAAAATGTAAGAACAGGAACTTATCATATTTATGCAAGTGCTATTGATACAAGTTGGGGCTTCCCCGTTAGTGCTTCTAAACCCTGCTTTTCCAATGGGAAAGATACCTGTAATCTTGATACATTGTTTTTGACATGTGTTGCTGTAGAAAAACCTGCCATCTACATCTATCCAGAAGAAGATTCCCAATTTCAGGTTAAACTAATTTTAAAAAATGGAACAAGAATTACTAAAAGCATTCCAGAATACAATTCTGGTTGGGATGTGTTTGTAGAAAAATCTGGTAGAATAAATAGCAAGTATGATTATCTCTTTTATGAAGCTTCTATAAAGATAATGCCTGAACTATCTTCTGGCTGGTGCATACTTCAAAAAAATCTAAAGAATGAACTGAATAATTTACTCTCAAAAACGGGTTTAACCCAAAATGAAACGAATGAATTTTTAGATTATTGGTTAAATAGACTGCAAGTTTACAAATATTATAAAATCTTTCCTGTTGTTAATCAGCAGTTAGATGAATTTGTAGAATTAGATATAACCCCTCAGCCCCAAACAATCTTTAGAATTTGGTTCTTCT